In Puntigrus tetrazona isolate hp1 chromosome 24, ASM1883169v1, whole genome shotgun sequence, a genomic segment contains:
- the ccr12b.2 gene encoding C-C chemokine receptor type 5, which translates to MEMPSTTPDFYEDYTQLIDRTVQCNTIPISEFCKNFLPPFYYVIFIASVLGNGVVLLVLYKFEKLNTVTNIFLINLVASNAIVTLTLPFQAVHHTDQWIFGEALCKLVNTADCLGFYSSILFLTLMTFDRYLAVVHCVVANKRRRSCYAAALSAVVWIVSALASLQSFIHFTVEDYPREGLVCKDSSSALWSVFDLYKQFVLFFILPLIVFVYCYFRITLTVLSTRMVGKHRTVWLIFIIVLMFFLFWSPYNIILMISENQDERQCNSSLLYARYVTNNIARLYFCINPVFYTFLGRKFQNHVRGVLVNQVPCLSDRSSISASSRTLA; encoded by the coding sequence ATGGAAATGCCCAGCACAACGCCAGACTTTTATGAAGACTACACGCAGTTGATCGACAGAACCGTTCAGTGCAACACCATCCCCATCAGCGAGTTCTGCAAGAATTTTCTTCCACCCTTCTACTACGTCATCTTCATCGCCAGCGTACTGGGCAACGGAGTGGTTCTGCTCGTCCTCTACAAGTTCGAGAAGCTCAACACGGTCACAAACATATTCCTCATCAACCTGGTGGCCTCCAACGCCATCGTCACGCTCACGCTCCCGTTCCAGGCCGTTCATCATACGGACCAGTGGATCTTCGGAGAAGCTCTCTGTAAGCTGGTGAACACCGCAGACTGTCTGGGCTTCTACAGCTCCATCCTCTTCCTCACGCTCATGACCTTCGACCGGTATCTGGCCGTGGTGCATTGCGTCGTCGCCAACAAACGTCGCAGAAGCTGCTACGCCGCGGCGCTGTCTGCAGTCGTCTGGATCGTTAGCGCTCTCGCCAGCCTCCAGTCCTTCATCCATTTCACCGTTGAAGATTATCCGAGGGAAGGACTGGTGTGCAAAGACTCCAGCAGCGCTCTGTGGAGTGTCTTCGATCTCTACAAGCAGTTTGTCCTGTTTTTTATTCTCCCGTTGATTGTGTTCGTCTACTGCTACTTCAGGATAACGCTGACCGTCCTGTCCACTCGGATGGTCGGCAAACATCGCACCGTGTGGCTCATTTTCATCATCGTCCTGATGTTTTTCTTATTCTGGAGCCCGTATAACATTATATTGATGATCAGCGAGAATCAGGATGAGAGACAGTGTAATAGCAGCCTTCTGTATGCACGGTACGTCACCAATAACATCGCACGCTTGTATTTCTGCATTAACCCTGTGTTTTACACCTTCCTGGGAAGGAAGTTTCAGAATCACGTACGAGGAGTGTTAGTGAACCAGGTCCCGTGTTTATCGGACCGGAGCAGCATCAGCGCAAGTAGCAGAACTCTAGCCTGA